AACAGCCGACCGAGAAGTTGATATTGAATTAACATTGAATGAAGAAGATCGGACCGGTATTGAAAAACTCCGTAATCTTTCTGTGGAGAACCCATCAAACGATATGGTACCCCTTTATACTATGGTAGATATGGGAATCAGAAAAGGGCCGGAGAATATCGAAAGAGAAAACCGGAGAACCACGCTTAGTATCACCGCAGAGTTAACCGGACGCGGGATATTTACAGCAACCCAGGAAGTGACTGAAAGACTATCCGGGCTTGAATTACCGCCTGGGTATTCCTGGAGTTTTGGCCAGAATTTTAGACGGTGGCGTGAATCTGAAAGTGTTTCGGTTTTTGCGATAATTTTAGCATTGCTTCTTATCCTCATGGTAATGGCAGCGCTTTTTGAGTCGCTCATTCACCCATTCACAATTATCACTTCCGTAGTGTTTGCAATCATCGGTGTATTCCTGATCTTCTGGCTAACTGATACGAATCTCAGCAGTTATTCATACTTGGGAATTTTGGTTGTTTGCGGTCTCGTTGTTAATAATGGAATTATTTTGATCGATCATATTACCAGGTTGCGCAAAAGCGGTAAAAATCGCCGAGATGCAATTATAAGAGGTGGGGTTGATAGAATTCGCCCCATTTTGATGACAGTAGCAACAACTAATTTGGGTTTACTCCCTTTGATCATACCTATGTTTCTTCCGTCCATATTTGGTCCGATTGAAGGCCGATCCGGTCAATGGGCTCCGATTGGATTGGCTATTTTTGGAGGTCTTACAACTTCCACTTTCCTTACTTTAATCATTTTACCAACATTGTATTCATTAATGGATGATTTAAAGAATAGCTTTGTAAGGGTTTTCCAAAGAGTATAAGAATCCGGCTCTAAATCTGTTTTTAATAATTTGAGAATGATAAAGGCGCTATAGATGCGAATTGTTTCGTTTTCCATTAATCGTAAAGTCACTGTGTCGATGATTTTTTTGGCCTCAGTCGTCTTCGGTATGATTGCCTTCGACCGTCTTGCGCTGGATTTATTACCTGATATATCTTACCCAACAATTACTGTGCGGACTGAATATACTGGAACAGCTCCGGCTGAAATTGAAAACCTGATTTCCAGACCCATTGAAGAAAGTGTCGGTGTTATTAATGGTGTTGTGCGGGTAAGTTCTATTTCTCGACCAGGAGTTTCAGATGTAATCGTAGAATTCGATTGGGATACCAATATGGATTTTGCATCGTTAGATGTAAGAGAAAAGCTCGATCTATTAAATCTACCCAATGATGCCGAACAGCCTATTTTACTTCGGTACGATCCTGCGTTAGAGCCTATATTGCGAATTGGCTTATTCGGAGACCAAAACTTAATCTCTATGCGTTTGTTTGCTGAAAAAAGTATTAAACAAGATTTAGAAAGTCTTGAGGGTGTAGCTTCAGTTCAAATTATTGGAGGATTAGAGGAAGAGATTCATATTGAAATCAATCAAAATAGAATGTCCAATTTAAATATTCCCATTTCTCTAGTATCAAATAGATTAGCACAAGAAAATATCAATTTAACCGGTGGAACACTAACAGAAGGGGATATGGAATACATTGTACGGACAATAAATCAATTCCGAACAGTTGAGGAAATCAACGAAATTATAGTAAGGCGTGTTGAAGGAGCGAATATACTTCTAAAAGATATTGGCAGTGCGTATAAAAGCTTTAAAGAAAGAAAAATAATTACACGGATTAGCGGCCTTGAGTGCGTGCAAATAGAAATTTTTAAGGAAGCAGATGCAAACACAGTTAAAGTAGCAAAAATGGTTAAAGAAAAAATTGCTAGTTTGTCTGAAAACTTATCTAGGAGCAGATCCAATTTAAAACTGGAAATAATTACTGATCAATCAAGATTCATTAAACAATCAATCGACGATGTGTTGTTGTCTGCAATTATTGGTGGCATATTAGCTATGATTGTCTTGTTCTACTTTTTAAAGGATGTTTTAAGTACTTCTATAATCAGTTTAGCTATTCCTATTTCTGTCGTGGTAACCTTCTTTTTAATGTTCTTATCGAATGTTTCCTTAAATATTATGTCGTTGGGCGGACTTGCACTCGGAATAGGAATGCTTGTGGATAATGCTATCGTTGTTCTAGAATCTATTGATCGATATAAGAAAAAAGGTGATTCCCCTCCTGAAGCAGCGCTTAAAGGCACTACTGAGGTAGGCAAAGCGGTTATTGCCAGTACTCTTACGACTATATTTGTGTTTGTCCCAATCATTTTTGTGGAAGGAATTGCAGGAAAACTTTTTGCTGACCAGGCTTTGACTGTGACATTTTCTTTGATGGCATCCCTTTTTGTAGCATTAACCTTAATTCCTATGCTATCCAGCCTAAGAGGCTCCTCTGAAGAATTAGAAGAAATTCCTATAACTCAAACTGACATTTCAAAAAAAATAATCGGTTTGGTAGAGTCATTTTTGGCTATTATTTCAAGGACGGTCAAAACAATATTTATTTGGATTGGCCGAGTATTAAATTTGATTTTGACTCCAATTTTCTGGTTGTTTGATCTATTTTTCAACAGGATATTCAATGCTTATCCAGGGGTTTTGCATTGGTCTCTAAATCATCGGTTAGTAGTTATTTCGCTAGCTTTTGGATTAATGGCTCTCACTTTGATAGGTTATCGTTTCATTGGATCGGAATTAATTCCTGAAATAAGCCAGGGTGAATTTATGGCTGAAATAAAGTTATCCAGCGGGACGCCATTAGAAGAAACTGATGAACTCATGACGAATATGAGTGCGATTGCCAAACAGGATGAAAATATCCAAGAGATCTTTTTAACATCAGGAGCCACCTCAAAACAAGCTGCATCTGCCGGACAAGAACGTGAAAATATCGGGGAATTATACATTAGGTTAATAGAGGGGAGCTCTCGAGAAACCGAAGAAGCAGTAATAAATAATTTACGGAAATTATGGCAGGATTTTCCTGGCTTGGATGTAAAATTTAGCCGTCCGACGTTTTTTAGCTTTAAAGCCCCAATTGAAATCGAAATAAAAGGTTACAATCTAAAGGCTCTTGAGGACATTTCAAAAGATCTGGCTGAAAGAATGCGAAAAATTCCTGGTCTCGTCGATGTGAAAACTTCCTTAGAAGGCGGAAATCCAGAAATTCAAATTGCTTTTAATAGGGAGAGACTTGCATCTCTTGGAACAGATGTGGCTAGTGTAGCACAACTTATTCGCGATCAAGTGCAGGGAACAATTGCTACGGAATTTTCACGCTTAGACCGTCGAATCGATGTCCGAGTAAGAGCACAAGAAAATGATCGAAACACATTGGATGCATTAAGAAGACTTATCATTAATCCAACTGATAATGTAAATGTTCCACTCTATTCAATTGCGGCGATCAATGTGGAAAAGGGTCCCAGCGAAATCCGCCGTATAGATCAGGAACGTGTGGCACTGGTTTTTGCAAATCTGGAAAATCTGGATTTAAGCTCTGCCGCAGATGAAATTCAAAACATAATTGATTCAATGACTTTACCCGAACAATTCACTATTTCTATCGGAGGTCAAAATAAGGAAATGTCAGTTTCGTTTGACAGTATGCGTTTTGCTATTCTCCTGGCTATTTTTCTAGTCTACCTGGTAATGGCCTCCCAATTTGAGTCGTTGCTGCATCCGTTTGTGATCATGTTTACAATTCCTTTTGGGTTAATTGGTGTGATACTAATCCTTCTTCTAACGAATACTACCATTAGTGTTGTAGTACTCATAGGTGTTATAATGCTTGCCGGTATAGTGGTAAACAATGCTATCATTTTAGTGGATTATATTAACAACTTGCGAAGAACTAAAGGGCTGGCAAAAACGGATGCAATTAAAGAAGCCTGTGAAGTTCGTTTGCGGCCGATTTTGATGACAACCACAACGACAATCTTGGCTTTACTACCCATGGCTATAGGATTTGGGGAAGGTTCAGAATTAAGAGCTCCCATGGCTATTGCCGTAATTGGGGGGTTGGCTCTTTCCACAATGCTTACATTAATTCTTATTCCGACGGTTTATAGCTTAGTCCAATTTAAAGAATTACCAATTGTAGAAGTTTAATTCTTAATATCAATTATCATGATCTATTCATAAACCTTATTACTTTCGTCCCGGAGGGATCTATTTTGCAACTAATTTATACTTACAATTTTACTATTTACTTTTTATGGAAATAGATTCTTCCTTACATAAGGAAATTTTAAGCTTAAAAGCTGATTCATGAATTATCCAGGTTTATTAATAAAAAGAAAAAACAAAATAAGAAATCTTTTTGTTTTTTTTCCTTGCTTTTCTTTTTATTCTTTCGTTAATTCCTTAATAATAAAATAATTAAGGAACAATATGGAGGTTTCGAGGCGATGAAGACTACCATAACAAAGAGGGATATCGCTAAGCGAGTTGCCCGGGAAGTGGATGAAAAATTTCCATTAGCGGAAAAAGTGGTGTCTGCATTATTTACAATCTTGCGAGAAGTTATGGCAGAGGCTGACCCGGAAGTAAGGATCGAGATTCGTGACTTCGGAGTTTTCGAAGTAAAAACAACCAAAGCAAAACCCAAAGCTCGTAATCCTAAAACAGGTGAAATTGTTTATGTTCCCCCCAGGAGGAAGACTCATTTCAAACCTGGAAAAATGCTCAAAGAGGAATTAAAGAAGCCGCTTTAGCAAATCTATTTTGAAATAATCTAAGTTCTACCTATTTACATACTCACCATAATTTGCGTGGCGAAATCCTCGCCATTATCCATTTATTTTTCAAATTCGTCTATTTACATTCGCTTCATTTGCTTTAAACTAAGTGTAATCGAAATCCAATTGACTTAAGAATATTGTTATAAAGTACGAATTTGTGTAACAGAATAATTATTAATAAAGAAAAACATGAATATAGTCGAAATTTAATAGTGTAAACTACATTATCAGAAAACTATTAATTTATTTTTTCAATTTGAAAATATGTCTGAAAATAGACTTTTAAAATTTCAGCAAAAGGAAAATAAAAAAGAGACTGAATCAGTTGATTTATTACCGGATATGGATTTGTTAGATCTTACTGATCTTTCATTTTTAATGAATTATTCGCTCGATGAACCGGAAGATCAAGATAATAAGGCAATTAATGCTCAAAACAGTTGGGTAGGATCAAGCATTGTTGCTGCAACAAAATCCTTGTCAGAGGATGAAGAAGATTCTTCTGAAACTTTTAGTAAAGCCTTGAAAGACGAATTCTTAGGGTTAGTTTCCAATGACGACGATATAGCTAAAACTGACAACCAGAAACAGAAATATCAATTCTCGACTGAAACCGGTATTCTTTCCAATGAGAATCGAGCTAAACAGGAAATGTCAAATGAAGACGAGGATTTGGAGCAAATCGACATAACGCGCAACATAGATGATCAGAATTATCAATCAACTATAGTAAGTAAAAAATTTTTATGGATTGGAGCGCAAGAAAAGATTCAAATTGGATTAGATATAGGCAAACAAAACATTAAGTATGTCGTGGTTAAGAAATTGGGGAACCGAAATATAGTACTAGCATTTGGCATACATGCAAATACTTTGAATAAAAATGCCAGTGAGAATGAAGTTGTCGACCTAATAATTGACGAAATGAAACTTTTTTCTGCCTTCCCCAAAGCTCGCTTTGCGTGGAATGTTTATGGTCCCAAAGTAGGGATGAAACAGATTTCCCTTCCTAGCATGAAAAAGCAGATGATAGTTGCCGCTGTTATCTGGTCAGCTAAAAAGGATATGAACCTGGAAGAAGAAAATGCAATCATTGATTTCATTGATTTGAATGAAAAAGATAGAAAAGAAGATAAACATCAGCTACTTGCTGTTGGCTGTGCCGAAGATGTTGTTATATCCATGGCTTCTGCTTTCCTCGCAAGAAAAATCACTCCATTCAAAGTAACGCCATTGCCAATATCACTCTGGAAACTTTACAAAGACTCAGTAGAATTTGATTCGAAGCATTGTGTTGCTCTTATTGATATTGGCACAAAAACTACCATAATCGCCTTTATAAATAATGGGGTTTTGGAGTTCTTTCGAGAATTTCAAACTGGAGGGAAGGATATAACAGAAGCTTTAATGAGTACTATCTTTTATCATGGAAAACCTTATCAACTAGATGCGGCAAAAGCTGAGGAATTAAAACGCACGTTTGGATTTCCACAAAATGATTTAGAGGACGTAACGGCAGATAATGTCCCGGTAAAAGAATTTTCAGTTTTGATCCGACCAATTTTAGAAAGGCTCGGCAATGAGGTTCGTCGATCAATTGATTACTATAAAGAACATTTTTCAGCACCAAACTTAGATTGGGTTTTCTTGCTTGGTGGCAGTTCAAATCTTAAAAATTTTTCATCATTCATGTCAGAATTTGTTGAAGGGGAAATTAATACTCTGACTCCTTCAGCTGAAATGGCGGATGAATTTTCAGAGTTGGATATTAGCACTTTTCGGGATAGATTCCTCGAATTGGCTTTGCCTTATAGTCTTGCAATAGACAATGATAAAAGCCTCAATTTATTACCGCCATACATCAAGAAATTACAAAAATTATTCCTGATTAAAAAAGCCTCAATCTATGGTGTTATATTTGGATTTATTTTATTAGGACTTTTTTCGGTGTTCGCTCAACTCAACTCAAAGAATTATCAATCCGAATATGAAATGTTACAAACTCAATTTAAGAGATTAGAACCTCTCAAAAGGGAACATGATGCCTTAAGAATTGAACAAGTAAATCTTTTAAATAAAAAAAATATTTACAGCGAAGAATTAATATTGGAAAATCCACTTCCCACAATTATGCAAGCTGTCGCAAATTTAGTTCCCAAGGGAATGGCTTTACGATCTATGGTTCTGGAGGAATCCGTTTCAAACGTTGAAATCCAAAATTCGAAGAGAAACAGGGCAAGCAAAAAATCTAAAAATAGTAAATCCAAAAAATCTGATAACGCTGACAATATGGATAAAGTCCTTTTATTATCGGGTGTTACATTAAACCCAGGGCCAGACGCCGGAATTAATATTGCAGATTATATGCTAAACCTTAGTAAAACCGGGTTATTTGAATCTGTTAAACTGGAAAGTCAAAATTACAATCAAAGAGAAGATGAATTAAGCTTTAAGATTGAAGCAGTCATTGGAAAATAATAATTATTAAAATGGAAAAAAAATTATTAAAATGGAAAAAAAACCAACAGAAAACTTAGAAAAAAGTATACAAAGTGCATTCTTTCAAAAATATGCCATTGCAGCTGTAGTTGTTATTGCCATTCTTGCCGTTTGGTTATTTCTGTATTTCATTCCCCTGAGACGGCAAATCAGCCTGTCGGTTAATGAAATAGATCAATGGGGTAGTAAAATAAAAGCATCTATCCTAACAGTAGAACAAGTTGAAAAAATATCAAATATCGTTGCCCAGATAAAAGTTGACATTAAGGAAATTGAAAAAAAGATCTATTATTTAGAAGACATGCCCATTATAGCTAGAGAGCTGCTGAAATATGGAAATTCTCACAAGCTCGAAATTGAATCTATGACGCCGAATTATGATGTTCTTTTCGAAGTAAAAAGCCTGCATTCGGAAGGCAAACCGTTGGTTAAACTACCTATTTCGATACAAATGACTGGAAGGTACAAGAATATTGGGAAATTTATTTCCGACGTTGAAAATTTACCATTCGCTTTTGCACCGGATGGATTTGAGTTGACCGCAAACCCGGTTATTTATCCCAAAATCGATATTAACGTCAA
This sequence is a window from candidate division KSB1 bacterium. Protein-coding genes within it:
- a CDS encoding efflux RND transporter permease subunit translates to MRIVSFSINRKVTVSMIFLASVVFGMIAFDRLALDLLPDISYPTITVRTEYTGTAPAEIENLISRPIEESVGVINGVVRVSSISRPGVSDVIVEFDWDTNMDFASLDVREKLDLLNLPNDAEQPILLRYDPALEPILRIGLFGDQNLISMRLFAEKSIKQDLESLEGVASVQIIGGLEEEIHIEINQNRMSNLNIPISLVSNRLAQENINLTGGTLTEGDMEYIVRTINQFRTVEEINEIIVRRVEGANILLKDIGSAYKSFKERKIITRISGLECVQIEIFKEADANTVKVAKMVKEKIASLSENLSRSRSNLKLEIITDQSRFIKQSIDDVLLSAIIGGILAMIVLFYFLKDVLSTSIISLAIPISVVVTFFLMFLSNVSLNIMSLGGLALGIGMLVDNAIVVLESIDRYKKKGDSPPEAALKGTTEVGKAVIASTLTTIFVFVPIIFVEGIAGKLFADQALTVTFSLMASLFVALTLIPMLSSLRGSSEELEEIPITQTDISKKIIGLVESFLAIISRTVKTIFIWIGRVLNLILTPIFWLFDLFFNRIFNAYPGVLHWSLNHRLVVISLAFGLMALTLIGYRFIGSELIPEISQGEFMAEIKLSSGTPLEETDELMTNMSAIAKQDENIQEIFLTSGATSKQAASAGQERENIGELYIRLIEGSSRETEEAVINNLRKLWQDFPGLDVKFSRPTFFSFKAPIEIEIKGYNLKALEDISKDLAERMRKIPGLVDVKTSLEGGNPEIQIAFNRERLASLGTDVASVAQLIRDQVQGTIATEFSRLDRRIDVRVRAQENDRNTLDALRRLIINPTDNVNVPLYSIAAINVEKGPSEIRRIDQERVALVFANLENLDLSSAADEIQNIIDSMTLPEQFTISIGGQNKEMSVSFDSMRFAILLAIFLVYLVMASQFESLLHPFVIMFTIPFGLIGVILILLLTNTTISVVVLIGVIMLAGIVVNNAIILVDYINNLRRTKGLAKTDAIKEACEVRLRPILMTTTTTILALLPMAIGFGEGSELRAPMAIAVIGGLALSTMLTLILIPTVYSLVQFKELPIVEV
- a CDS encoding integration host factor subunit beta, whose translation is MKTTITKRDIAKRVAREVDEKFPLAEKVVSALFTILREVMAEADPEVRIEIRDFGVFEVKTTKAKPKARNPKTGEIVYVPPRRKTHFKPGKMLKEELKKPL
- the pilM gene encoding pilus assembly protein PilM, which translates into the protein MSENRLLKFQQKENKKETESVDLLPDMDLLDLTDLSFLMNYSLDEPEDQDNKAINAQNSWVGSSIVAATKSLSEDEEDSSETFSKALKDEFLGLVSNDDDIAKTDNQKQKYQFSTETGILSNENRAKQEMSNEDEDLEQIDITRNIDDQNYQSTIVSKKFLWIGAQEKIQIGLDIGKQNIKYVVVKKLGNRNIVLAFGIHANTLNKNASENEVVDLIIDEMKLFSAFPKARFAWNVYGPKVGMKQISLPSMKKQMIVAAVIWSAKKDMNLEEENAIIDFIDLNEKDRKEDKHQLLAVGCAEDVVISMASAFLARKITPFKVTPLPISLWKLYKDSVEFDSKHCVALIDIGTKTTIIAFINNGVLEFFREFQTGGKDITEALMSTIFYHGKPYQLDAAKAEELKRTFGFPQNDLEDVTADNVPVKEFSVLIRPILERLGNEVRRSIDYYKEHFSAPNLDWVFLLGGSSNLKNFSSFMSEFVEGEINTLTPSAEMADEFSELDISTFRDRFLELALPYSLAIDNDKSLNLLPPYIKKLQKLFLIKKASIYGVIFGFILLGLFSVFAQLNSKNYQSEYEMLQTQFKRLEPLKREHDALRIEQVNLLNKKNIYSEELILENPLPTIMQAVANLVPKGMALRSMVLEESVSNVEIQNSKRNRASKKSKNSKSKKSDNADNMDKVLLLSGVTLNPGPDAGINIADYMLNLSKTGLFESVKLESQNYNQREDELSFKIEAVIGK
- the pilO gene encoding type 4a pilus biogenesis protein PilO — encoded protein: MEKKPTENLEKSIQSAFFQKYAIAAVVVIAILAVWLFLYFIPLRRQISLSVNEIDQWGSKIKASILTVEQVEKISNIVAQIKVDIKEIEKKIYYLEDMPIIARELLKYGNSHKLEIESMTPNYDVLFEVKSLHSEGKPLVKLPISIQMTGRYKNIGKFISDVENLPFAFAPDGFELTANPVIYPKIDINVKCFLYLLNEEKSKKVTANYSSSIRNDNEV